GTAAGCGACAGGTATGGCTGTGCCGCGCATCCGGAGGGAGGCGGGAAATGGCAGGATCTCTTCGCAGGACAGGCGCTTCATGGGCCGAAGCGGTGATGCCATGAACCCGGACCGGATGGCGACCGCGCCGCCGTTCAGCGACCGCGCCGAAGCAGGACGCATGCTTGCACGGCAGTTGAGCGAATACGCGGGACGTCGCGATGCGATCGTGCTGGCGTTGCCGCGCGGCGGTGTGCCGGTCGGCTATGAGGTCGCGCGGGTGCTGGGCGTCGAACTCGACGTGCTGATCGTGCGCAAGCTGGGCGTACCGCATTACCCGGAACTGGCTATGGGCGCGATCGCCTCCGGCGGCGCACTCTATCTCGATGAGCAGACCATCCGCATGGCAGGCGTCACCCAGCCGGAAGTCGTCGCCGTACTCGACGACGAACGCCGCGAACTGGCACGGCGAGAAGCGCTATATCGCGGACAGCGGCCGCCGCTGAATCTGGAAGGCCGCACAGCCATCGTCGTCGACGACGGCATCGCCACCGGCTCATCGGTACGTGTCGCCATCGAGGCTTTGCGCACCGGCAAGCCCGCTCGAATCGTGGTGGCCGTACCGGTCGCGCCGGAAAGCACGGCAAAACGGCTGGCCGGGCTCGCCGACGAGTTTGTCTGCACCCGCCCTGCGCGACACTTCGACGGCGTCGGCCCGTTCTATCAGGACTTCGGGCAGACAAGCGACGCTGAAGTATGCGCGCTTCTCGCTCGCGCCCATCAGGACATACCGTAATACACCCGCCCCGCCATTTCTCGCCGTGCGCGAGTTTCGCCCAATGGCTCGATGACAACAACAGCGACTGTTATGCATCGCTGGAAATCGCGCAGCCTCATTCCTGCGGAACCCAGCTATCGCCATACTTGACATAGGATCGCTTCACCGCGGCCCAGGCAATGCGATGGGCAATCTCCTCGCAGCGCGCATCCTCCGAGTGGGCCGCATAGGCGTGGTTGAAAGCGGCCCGATAGATGTCCTGCGCATGCTCCGGCAAGTGGCCTCGCACTGGCGAAGGTAGATCCGCGTTGGAATAGTAGGGCATAGCCTCTCTCTAAAGATCTGAAAACCGTCCTGGAAGCTACGGAACCAGCCCCCTACCGTTCACAAGTTTTTACCGCGTGGAAGATCGCGTAGCCTGAGTAGAAGGAACCTGAGCCTGCGAGCCGTCAACGAAAGCACTTTCAAATGCTCGCGCGAATTCCCCCAGCCTATTCTGCGCAAGCCGACCGATGCCCGCCGCAGCCTCCCGCCCTCCGCCGCCTGCGAATTGCCTGCACAGGTCGGCGGCTCCATAAGGGTGAGCGAGTGGAGCCCGCACGCTCACCATGTATTCGCCCTGAACGCTTTGACTCAGCACGGCGTGAGCAAGGTCAGGAAAACTCGTCGCCAGAAAATTGCCGAAAGCGCCGCGCACCCGTCGCGCCCACGGTTCATCGGGCAGCAGATAGATTTTTCCGCCCGCCATAACACTCTCCGGCGGCAAGCTCAAGGCCAGTTCCATGTCCCGGCGTAGTGCGTCGCACAGCGCGCGCGCAATCGGCTCGTTCGCCGCGAAGTCGAATGGGCTGGAGTAAGGGCGCACAGTTCTGTAAAGGCTGGCAGGCGGGATCAGCAGATCTGCCTCGCTCTCCCCATAGGCGTTGTAATTGATCGCCTCTCCCAGTTCGCGCAACTGTTCGGCTTGCTCCGGTTCGAGTGCGCATGTCGCGGCGAGGGTGCGGGCCGCGTGCAAGAGGTTGTCGCCATAGGCGCCGACGAGCGCCCAAAGGCGGTGCTGTCCTCCCACATGACGATCCACGAGCAGGCTCGTACAAATGTCGGGCGTCGTGTCGATGTAGAGCTTCAGGTTGGACGCTTCGGGAATGGCTCCTGCGAAGTGGTGATCGAAGTACTCCACTTCGGCTCCGTGTCGAAGCAATGCAAGCAAGGCTGTCCGATTGGAATCCAGAGAGATGTCCAGCACGGTCACGGAGAGGCCCGCCCCGAGCGGAACGCGGCCGAGCAGTTCCACGTCGCGCTTGACGCCGGTGATCAATACAGACCGCAATGGCTTCGACAGGCGCAACTGATGCAGTGCGCAGATTCCGTCGGCATCGCCATTGAACACATCGAAATGTTTCATGCCCTGTCACCGTACCGGATAGCGTCGCCAAAAAAACAGATCCACGATTTCAGTGAATACAGCCCCGATGTCAGCATTGTGCACCAGCAGGTTTCTAGCCACTGACAGCGCTCCGATTCACTCTATTCGCCGACTTATCCTCGATATTGACATGGCTCAATCCCGCGGTTCACCAGGCAGAAGCGCAAACATGACGAAGCATCATCGCATTCGATCCGCCGGCCGAGCCGATCGCGTTGACACACGTCAAGCCGTTATGGCGAACGAGCCCTATGCTCGATCCATAGCGAAGTTAATCAGGTTCCGGAGGCGATATGTTGAGAAGTACAGTGCTCGTTGGCCTGTTAATGCTGCCAGGCGCGTTTCTCGTTCTCGGCCTCGCCTGCATTCATCCGCGCCTTCGCAAGGAAATCGTCCAGTTCAGCGGTCTGTCCCGTCCATTGACGCGGGCGGGTCGCTCCTATGCCGGAATGCGGGCATGGTTGCTTCAACGCTGACGACAGGTTTCGCGAAATTGCCGGATCAAACGATTGCCTCGTTGCAACGCCGCCGGGCATCGGCCTGCGCGGCTTTGGCATACGATTGACTCACGTCAATGGCATCGTCGACAATCGCGGTTGAATAATCAGAATAATCACGTGTGTTGCGAACGTAGTCCGTCACGCCGGCCCAATCGGATAATCCTTATGCACAAGTCAATTGCGTGCATCGCCTCGCTCGCCATCTTCATTGCGGGGTGCGCGCATGATCAAACGGTCCCGCCGCAAGCCCAGGCACCCCAGTCGGCATGCGTGGCAGGGCCGCCAATCGATCTCGAACGGTACATGGGACGCTGGTACGTCATCGCGGACACACCGTTCCTGAGCGAATCCGATTATGTCGGCAGCTACGACGAGTGGACGTTGCGCAGCGACGGAAGCATCGACGACAAATATCTCGGCCGGCGTCACGGCTTCGATCAGCCGGCCACGGGAAGCCAGTTCGTAGCGAAGGTGATGTCCGGAACCGGCAACACGAAATGGCGAGTGGGACTGATCTGGCCGTTCGAAGTGGTGGTCGTCACCGCCTATGTGGACCCCGACTATCGTTACACGATTCGCTGCATGGCCGACGGCAATATGCTGTGGGTACTCGCGCGCGCCCCGGTGATGGACGACGCCACCTACGCCGGCATGCTGGCCCGGCTCGCCGCTATGGGCTTCAACACTGACCGGCTACGCAGGGTTCCGCAAACGGCGGGGCAAGTCGGCCAACCCGATTTTCAATGAGCGTTGCGCGGCAACGGAACCAGGCGGGAACGCGCATGACAACCTTCCCCAGGCACGCGGCAACGAATGCCGGCACGCCACCGGATAATCGTGCGGACCCTACGTCTGCGCCGTATCAGGACGCACCTGGATTGCCCGAATCCGCGCGCAGAGCGCCACGGGTCCACTCAGATGCGCCGTCCGAACGTTCGGCGCGCGTGCGCCGCATGATCGAAAGCCCAACGTATCTGGAGGCGGACGAAGACCTCGCCTTTCTGCGACGCCCGGAAATGTGCGGCATCCGTCTGCAACTCGACTACTGGAAGACCGAAGAGACGCTGCAGCGACATGCAATACATCACACGATCGTGGTGTACGGCAGCACACGGATCGTCGCGCCGGCAGCCGCGCGTCGACGGGTCGAAGAGGCGCGGCGGGCGCTGGAAAACCGGCCCGGCGAGCCTGAGAGCCAGAGCGCGCTACAAGTCGCAAAACAACTGCTCAAGCGTAGCCACTACTACGGCATCGCGCGCGAATTCGGCCGCATTGTCGGCAGCGCG
This genomic stretch from Paraburkholderia dioscoreae harbors:
- a CDS encoding phosphoribosyltransferase is translated as MGRSGDAMNPDRMATAPPFSDRAEAGRMLARQLSEYAGRRDAIVLALPRGGVPVGYEVARVLGVELDVLIVRKLGVPHYPELAMGAIASGGALYLDEQTIRMAGVTQPEVVAVLDDERRELARREALYRGQRPPLNLEGRTAIVVDDGIATGSSVRVAIEALRTGKPARIVVAVPVAPESTAKRLAGLADEFVCTRPARHFDGVGPFYQDFGQTSDAEVCALLARAHQDIP
- a CDS encoding ChaB family protein, which produces MPYYSNADLPSPVRGHLPEHAQDIYRAAFNHAYAAHSEDARCEEIAHRIAWAAVKRSYVKYGDSWVPQE
- a CDS encoding lipocalin family protein — translated: MHKSIACIASLAIFIAGCAHDQTVPPQAQAPQSACVAGPPIDLERYMGRWYVIADTPFLSESDYVGSYDEWTLRSDGSIDDKYLGRRHGFDQPATGSQFVAKVMSGTGNTKWRVGLIWPFEVVVVTAYVDPDYRYTIRCMADGNMLWVLARAPVMDDATYAGMLARLAAMGFNTDRLRRVPQTAGQVGQPDFQ